In the genome of Pseudomonas fluorescens, the window GAGCTGGCCAAGTTCGGCGCACCGACCTTCGACGCCTGGATCGTGCGCAAGGATTTCGCCGAGAAGCACCCGGAAATCGTCACCGCGTTCGCCAAAGTGACCCTGGACGCCTACGCCGATTACCGCAAAGACCCGCAAGCCTGGCTCGCCAACCAGGGCAACGTCGACAAGCTTGTAAAACTGTCTGGCGCCAAGGCCAGCGACATTCCATTGCTGCTGCAAGGCAACGTCTACCCGCTGGCGGTTGACCAGGTGCTCACTCTCGGCGCGCCGACCACCAAAGCCATCACCGACACCGCGGCGTTCCTCAAGGAACAAGGCAAGGTCGAGGCCGTACTGCCGGACTACGCGCCGTACGTCAGCGCCAAGTTCATCACCCACTGATCGGGAGTCAACGCGATGGCCTTGCTACAGCTGGAGCGCATCAGCGCACAGTACCCCGGCAACCCGGAACCGGTGTTGGCGGATATCTCCCTGAGCCTGGGGCCCCGGCAATTGCTGGTCGCCCTCGGCCCGTCCGGCAGTGGCAAAACTTCGCTGTTGAACCTGATTGCCGGTTTCGTCGAACCCAGCGCCGGGCGCATCACCCTCGATGGCGTGCCCGTCAAAGGCCCGAGTGCCGAGCGCGGCGTGGTGTTCCAGGACGACGCGCTGCTGCCGTGGCAAGACGTATTGGCCAACGTCGGGTTCGGCCTTCAGCTGGCCGGTATCGCCCGGGACAAAGGCGAATCTCGCGCCAGGGAAATGCTCGCCCTGGTCGATCTGTCCGGTTTTGAACAGCGCCGCATCTGGCAGCTTTCGGGCGGCCAGAAGCAGCGTGTCGGCCTGGCCCGCGCCCTCGCCGCCGACCCGCGCGTGTTGCTGATGGACGAACCTTTCGGCGCCCTCGACGCCTTCACTCGCGAGCAAATGCAGGAGTTGCTGCTGCAAATCTGGCAACGCACCGCCAAACCGGTGTTCCTGATTACCCACGACATCGAAGAAGCCGTGTTCCTCGCCACCGACCTGATTCTGTTGGCGCCCAACCCTGGGCAAATCGTCGAGCGCCTGAGCCTCGATTTCGGTCAGCGTTATGCCGCCGGTGAGTCGGCTCGCTCGATCAAGTCCGACCCACGCTTTATCGAAACCCGCGAACACGTACTCGCCAAAGTGTTCTCCCAACGCAGCGCCGCCCAGCGGCAGGAGCGCGCATGAGCAGT includes:
- the tauB gene encoding taurine ABC transporter ATP-binding subunit produces the protein MALLQLERISAQYPGNPEPVLADISLSLGPRQLLVALGPSGSGKTSLLNLIAGFVEPSAGRITLDGVPVKGPSAERGVVFQDDALLPWQDVLANVGFGLQLAGIARDKGESRAREMLALVDLSGFEQRRIWQLSGGQKQRVGLARALAADPRVLLMDEPFGALDAFTREQMQELLLQIWQRTAKPVFLITHDIEEAVFLATDLILLAPNPGQIVERLSLDFGQRYAAGESARSIKSDPRFIETREHVLAKVFSQRSAAQRQERA